One Anolis carolinensis isolate JA03-04 chromosome 4, rAnoCar3.1.pri, whole genome shotgun sequence DNA window includes the following coding sequences:
- the ovol2 gene encoding transcription factor Ovo-like 2, which produces MPRAFLVKRRNPLPASRSWDALPDEERADTYVPGDIRCVLLNYRSEDSCSLESTSSRDTETANISAESTTEETLLALAENRPTVRSKIKFTTGICGDALMHNCELCGKGFRLQRMLNRHIKCHSQVKRHLCTFCGKGFNDTFDLKRHVRTHTGIRPYKCEVCNKAFTQRCSLESHLKKIHAVQQQYSYKQRRDKLYVCEDCGYTGPTQEDLYMHISNIHPGSTLLKKTSKKMTAVLQNKLTSSVEISPIQNEGE; this is translated from the exons ATGCCCAGAGCCTTCCTGGTGAAGAGGAGGAACCCGCTGCCTGCCTCTCGCAGTTGGGACGCGCTGCCCGACGAAGAAAGGGCCGACACCTATGTTCCAG GGGATATAAGGTGTGTCCTCCTGAATTATCGTAGTGAAGACAGCTGCAGCTTAGAGAGCACAAGCAGCAGGGATACAGAGACGGCCAATATCTCAGCTGAGTCTACAACAGAAGAGACACTTTTGGCTTTGGCAGAGAATCGCCCTACAGTCAGATCCAAAATAAAG TTCACCACTGGCATTTGTGGTGATGCCTTGATGCACAATTGTGAATTATGTGGCAAAGGATTTCGCCTGCAACGCATGCTCAACCGCCACATAAAGTGTCATAGCCAGGTGAAGAGACACTTGTGCACCTTCTGTGGGAAAGGATTCAATGACACGTTTGATTTGAAAAGACATGTAAGGACACACACAG GAATTCGTCCATACAAATGCGAGGTCTGCAACAAAGCCTTTACCCAGCGTTGTTCCTTGGAATCACACCTTAAAAAGATCCACGCAGTGCAACAACAATATTCTTATAAGCAACGGAGAGATAAACTGTATGTCTGTGAAGATTGTGGTTATACAGGTCCAACCCAAGAGGACTTGTATATGCACATCAGTAATATACATCCTGGAAGTACTTTACTGAAGAAAACTTCCAAAAAAATGACAGCTGTTTTGCAAAACAAACTGACCTCATCAGTGGAGATAAGCCCAATTCAGAATGAGGGGGAGTAG